In a single window of the Niabella ginsenosidivorans genome:
- the rfbG gene encoding CDP-glucose 4,6-dehydratase: MESVVNKTLLTQSFSGKKVFITGHTGFKGTWLSVWLKELGAHIKGYALAPENKQCIFNVTHPYDNAESVIADIRDKERLKTEIVAFQPEFIFHLAAQPLVRRSYEIPSETFAINAIGTAHLLEAVQQVTGKCTVLVITTDKVYENKEQDRLYTEEDILGGYDPYSASKACTELVVRSFRDSFFNTNTYSRHLKAIASVRAGNVIGGGDFSRDRIIPDIITALKTKEEIFVRNPSAVRPWQHVLEPLGGYLLLASKLHKDISYSGAYNFGPEPADHLTVKELVEQAIATWGSGNWKDGSDPGAPHEARLLQLSISKAKQQLNWLPKLNAPQAVQWTIDWYRQPVHEAASFTLNQINRYMAL, encoded by the coding sequence ATGGAAAGTGTGGTAAACAAAACGTTGTTAACGCAATCTTTTTCGGGAAAAAAAGTTTTTATTACAGGACATACCGGGTTTAAAGGTACCTGGCTTTCAGTGTGGCTAAAAGAATTAGGCGCCCATATAAAGGGCTATGCTTTGGCCCCGGAAAATAAGCAATGCATCTTTAATGTAACACATCCTTATGACAATGCTGAAAGCGTGATAGCAGACATAAGAGATAAAGAGCGATTAAAAACTGAAATCGTGGCCTTTCAACCCGAATTCATTTTTCATCTTGCAGCACAACCCCTTGTGCGCCGGAGCTATGAAATTCCTTCCGAAACCTTTGCAATCAATGCCATAGGCACCGCTCATTTGCTGGAAGCCGTTCAGCAGGTAACCGGAAAATGTACAGTACTGGTAATTACCACGGATAAGGTATATGAAAATAAAGAACAGGATCGGTTATATACAGAAGAAGATATATTGGGAGGCTATGATCCCTATAGTGCCAGTAAAGCCTGTACAGAACTGGTAGTACGCTCTTTCAGGGATTCTTTCTTTAATACAAACACATATTCCCGCCATCTGAAGGCCATCGCATCTGTAAGAGCAGGGAACGTTATTGGCGGAGGTGACTTCAGCAGAGATCGGATTATTCCTGATATTATAACCGCTTTAAAGACAAAAGAGGAAATCTTTGTAAGAAACCCTTCTGCCGTACGCCCCTGGCAGCATGTGCTGGAGCCTCTGGGAGGGTACCTGCTGCTGGCGTCAAAGCTGCATAAGGATATTTCCTACAGCGGTGCTTATAACTTTGGGCCGGAGCCTGCAGACCATCTTACCGTAAAAGAACTGGTGGAGCAGGCCATTGCAACCTGGGGAAGCGGTAACTGGAAAGATGGCAGCGATCCCGGGGCACCTCATGAGGCCCGCCTGTTGCAGTTAAGCATCAGCAAGGCAAAACAGCAATTGAACTGGCTGCCCAAATTAAATGCACCGCAGGCCGTCCAATGGACCATAGACTGGTACCGGCAACCGGTGCATGAGGCTGCTTCCTTTACGCTAAATCAGATTAACCGGTATATGGCATTATGA
- a CDS encoding glycosyl hydrolase, which produces MIKKILKKIQQCGGIPMLLFYCGLFFFSPSYTQNKVHSSQYDSFSAIRASFLNPDKEYQTAPLWVWNTRVTTGLIDSMLQEFKANAFGGVFIHPRPGLITEYLGKDWLLLYQHTVQKAAALDMNVWIYDESSYPSGFAGGLVPDQMPESYNQGQMLQLFRCDTIPASADSFFICLKKNGAQFSDITHSRDRYRHTKGDYYLFRKLAYAKQAGMVGPPDYPLVDLMVKGVTEKFIDITFSGYKKYLGNAFGNTVPGIFSDEPGIPTHGSQTTRWTPDLFGSFKEKWGYDLVPQLPCLFEETGDWKKVRHNYLETLLQLFIDRWSKPMHSFTQKNHLKWTGHYWEHGWPDAGEGPDNMAMYAWHDQPGIDMLFNQFNETSPNAQFGNIRSVKELASVANQLGKQRTLCETYGGAGWDMTFKDMKRLGDWEYALGVNFMNQHLSWMSMVGARKYDYPTTFSYQNSWWPYYKLLNEYFARLSYALSRGVQKNHVLIIEPATTAWMYQTHNQKNSRFYDIGNRFQAFLTRLEKAQAEYDLGSENIIRDHGTVEHHLFRIGAASYHTVVIPPGMENINRQTLLLLKKFVANGGKLILFEKIERCDGQLINLSDSLSVAHQGMRYPAELTDAVIKDIFLPVDLKITLNTPAPQNGSLYHHRRMVSGGQLLFLSNANLTQYAGGKVTVKGKKQVLMMNAETGAISGYPRSGNGEYTLFDFNVPPAGSALFFIADRAQKVTGNYQPVINKTELTGSTVKVERPRENTMMIDFCDVQIHGKEKKGLHVKAATQWVFTENGFSGDPWDHQMQFRTGFVQRDTFSAGSGFTVSYHFSINNGVNAKNFRAVIEQGHLWSAIRINGHKIMPGSNWWLDRAFTVLEVGPYLRDGINTLSLTIDPMSIYAAIGPLFLLGDYNLESAAKGWKIASPESMGTGSWRKQGLPMYGHSIIYKKEYTLTTTGGRYFIQVDSLKASLAAVKVNGQQAGIIYAEPYMIDVSKFMKKGNNNIEIKVVGSLRNLLGPHYNAYRQGYTGPDSWNNVAAWPPGKQYHLFDYGLDEMHLYQAQ; this is translated from the coding sequence ATGATAAAAAAAATACTAAAAAAAATACAACAATGCGGCGGCATTCCTATGCTGCTGTTCTATTGTGGCCTATTCTTTTTCAGTCCTTCTTATACGCAAAATAAAGTTCACAGCAGCCAATACGATTCTTTTTCAGCTATCCGCGCCAGTTTTTTAAATCCTGATAAGGAATATCAAACCGCACCGTTATGGGTCTGGAATACCAGGGTTACAACCGGACTGATCGACTCCATGCTGCAGGAATTTAAAGCCAACGCTTTTGGAGGCGTATTCATACACCCGCGGCCGGGTCTTATAACAGAGTATCTGGGAAAAGACTGGCTGTTGCTCTATCAGCATACCGTACAAAAAGCGGCTGCATTAGACATGAATGTGTGGATTTACGATGAAAGCTCCTATCCATCAGGGTTTGCCGGAGGACTTGTTCCCGATCAAATGCCCGAGTCCTATAACCAGGGGCAGATGCTCCAACTGTTCCGTTGCGACACCATTCCTGCCAGTGCTGACTCATTCTTTATCTGCCTGAAAAAAAACGGAGCGCAGTTTTCAGATATTACGCATAGCAGGGATCGCTACCGGCATACCAAAGGAGATTACTACCTGTTCCGTAAGCTGGCATATGCCAAACAGGCAGGGATGGTAGGGCCGCCGGACTATCCGCTGGTGGATCTTATGGTAAAGGGAGTAACCGAAAAATTCATTGATATCACTTTCAGTGGTTATAAAAAATACCTTGGCAATGCATTTGGCAATACGGTTCCGGGAATTTTTTCGGATGAGCCCGGCATTCCTACACACGGCAGCCAAACCACCCGGTGGACACCCGATCTGTTTGGCTCCTTTAAAGAAAAATGGGGTTATGATCTGGTGCCGCAACTGCCTTGCCTGTTTGAGGAAACGGGCGACTGGAAAAAGGTGCGGCACAATTATCTGGAGACCCTCCTGCAATTATTCATTGACCGGTGGTCTAAGCCAATGCACTCCTTTACGCAAAAGAATCATTTAAAATGGACCGGTCATTATTGGGAACATGGCTGGCCGGACGCCGGTGAAGGGCCGGATAATATGGCGATGTATGCCTGGCATGATCAGCCAGGCATTGATATGCTGTTCAACCAGTTTAATGAAACCAGTCCTAATGCACAGTTTGGCAATATCCGTTCAGTAAAGGAGCTGGCCAGCGTAGCCAATCAGCTGGGAAAACAGCGCACGCTGTGTGAAACCTATGGAGGTGCAGGATGGGATATGACATTTAAAGACATGAAGCGGTTAGGTGACTGGGAATATGCATTGGGCGTAAACTTTATGAACCAGCACTTATCATGGATGAGCATGGTGGGCGCCCGGAAATATGATTATCCAACCACCTTCTCCTATCAAAACTCCTGGTGGCCTTATTACAAACTCCTAAATGAATATTTCGCGCGGCTATCCTATGCCCTTTCCAGAGGAGTACAAAAGAACCACGTTTTAATCATCGAACCAGCCACCACTGCCTGGATGTACCAGACGCACAACCAAAAGAACAGCCGGTTCTATGACATCGGAAACAGATTCCAGGCATTTCTTACCCGCCTGGAAAAGGCACAGGCCGAGTATGATCTCGGTTCCGAAAATATTATCAGGGATCATGGAACCGTGGAGCACCATTTATTCCGGATAGGTGCTGCCTCCTATCATACCGTTGTGATCCCGCCCGGCATGGAAAACATCAACAGGCAAACCTTGCTTCTTCTGAAAAAATTTGTTGCAAACGGCGGAAAGTTGATACTGTTTGAAAAGATAGAGCGATGCGATGGTCAATTGATCAACCTGAGCGATTCCCTTTCTGTAGCTCATCAGGGTATGCGTTACCCTGCTGAGCTCACTGATGCCGTTATAAAGGACATATTTCTGCCAGTGGATCTGAAGATTACATTGAACACGCCTGCTCCGCAAAACGGCAGCCTGTACCACCACCGGCGCATGGTCAGCGGCGGGCAATTACTGTTCTTATCCAATGCCAATCTTACACAATATGCCGGAGGAAAGGTTACGGTAAAAGGAAAGAAACAGGTGCTGATGATGAATGCTGAAACCGGAGCCATATCCGGCTACCCGCGATCCGGAAACGGGGAATATACGCTGTTTGATTTTAATGTTCCACCCGCCGGAAGCGCTTTATTTTTTATTGCAGACCGTGCGCAAAAGGTTACCGGCAACTATCAGCCTGTAATAAACAAAACGGAACTCACCGGAAGCACTGTAAAAGTAGAACGCCCGCGCGAGAATACAATGATGATTGACTTTTGCGATGTGCAGATACACGGAAAAGAAAAAAAAGGGCTGCACGTAAAAGCTGCCACTCAGTGGGTATTCACGGAGAACGGCTTTTCCGGCGATCCATGGGACCATCAGATGCAATTCAGAACCGGGTTTGTACAACGGGATACTTTTTCAGCAGGATCCGGTTTTACCGTGTCCTATCATTTTTCCATCAATAATGGCGTAAACGCTAAAAACTTCAGGGCGGTCATTGAACAGGGGCACCTGTGGAGTGCCATCCGGATCAATGGCCATAAGATCATGCCCGGCAGCAACTGGTGGCTTGACCGTGCCTTTACCGTTCTTGAAGTGGGGCCTTACCTCAGAGACGGCATCAACACCCTGTCACTAACCATTGACCCGATGAGCATCTATGCAGCAATAGGTCCGTTGTTCCTGTTGGGTGATTATAACCTGGAGAGCGCCGCAAAAGGCTGGAAGATCGCCTCCCCGGAATCAATGGGTACCGGAAGCTGGCGCAAACAGGGATTACCCATGTATGGCCATTCAATCATTTACAAAAAAGAATATACATTAACAACTACCGGTGGCCGGTATTTCATACAAGTGGATTCCTTAAAAGCCTCGCTGGCAGCAGTAAAGGTCAACGGGCAGCAGGCAGGGATCATATATGCTGAGCCCTATATGATCGACGTTTCAAAATTTATGAAAAAAGGAAATAACAACATAGAAATTAAAGTAGTAGGAAGCCTGCGCAACCTGCTGGGGCCCCATTACAACGCGTACCGGCAGGGCTATACAGGCCCGGACAGCTGGAACAATGTGGCTGCCTGGCCTCCGGGTAAGCAGTACCATCTTTTTGACTACGGGCTGGACGAAATGCATCTGTACCAGGCTCAGTAA
- the rfbC gene encoding dTDP-4-dehydrorhamnose 3,5-epimerase: MIFTPTSLAGCFLVTPNVLGDHRGWFMRTYCKNSFAEIGHQKEWVQMNHSYTAQKGTVRGMHFQLPPHEEIKLVRCIAGTAYDVIVDLRKNSATYLQWFGAEISARNRQMMYIPEGCAHGFQALTDDVELVYCHSGFYTPEAESGLRYNDPKINIQWPLEPVELSVRDQQHPLL, translated from the coding sequence ATGATATTTACTCCTACTTCATTAGCCGGCTGTTTCCTGGTCACCCCCAACGTGCTGGGCGATCACCGGGGATGGTTTATGCGCACCTACTGTAAAAACAGCTTTGCCGAAATAGGCCATCAAAAAGAATGGGTGCAGATGAACCATTCCTATACCGCCCAAAAAGGTACAGTACGGGGAATGCATTTTCAGTTGCCACCACATGAGGAGATCAAGCTGGTACGCTGTATTGCAGGCACCGCTTATGACGTTATTGTAGACCTCAGAAAAAATTCGGCAACGTATTTGCAGTGGTTTGGTGCTGAAATTTCAGCCCGTAACAGGCAAATGATGTACATCCCTGAAGGATGCGCGCATGGCTTCCAGGCACTGACGGACGATGTGGAGCTGGTGTACTGCCACTCCGGTTTTTATACACCTGAAGCAGAATCCGGGCTCCGCTATAATGATCCTAAAATCAATATTCAATGGCCGCTGGAACCGGTGGAACTATCAGTAAGAGATCAGCAACATCCATTATTATAA
- a CDS encoding class I SAM-dependent methyltransferase, with amino-acid sequence MNCRFCKTALSDVFIDLGNSPASNSFLTKEALNEPETFYPLKVFTCPKCFLVQVDEYKKSDAIFDNTYVYFSSYSTSWLAHAKAYVEKMQERFQYTNEALVIEIASNDGYLLQYFKERNIPVLGIEPTANTAATAAEKGVPSVIDFFGVRLAKQLATEGKKADLLLGNNVLAHVPDIVDFVGGMKILLKENGVITMEFPHLMQLVDNNQFDTIYHEHFSYLSFYTVKAIFEAAGLELFDVEELPTHGGSLRIYAKHRQDQSKPVSENVTALLQKEKEKGMQDMRYYTNFQQRAFHIKEQLLQFLLDQKKTEKTVAAYGAAAKGNTLLNYCGIKNDFIDFVADANPHKQNKFLPASHIPVVNEARLKATKPDYVLILPWNLREEITRQLAYIKDWGGKFVTAIPSLQVI; translated from the coding sequence ATGAACTGTAGATTTTGTAAGACCGCATTAAGCGATGTATTTATTGACCTGGGCAATTCCCCTGCCTCTAATTCCTTTTTAACCAAAGAAGCGCTGAATGAACCGGAAACCTTCTACCCCCTGAAAGTATTTACCTGCCCGAAATGTTTTTTAGTGCAGGTAGACGAATATAAAAAGTCGGATGCTATTTTTGACAATACCTACGTGTATTTTTCCTCCTACTCCACCAGTTGGCTGGCCCATGCCAAAGCCTATGTGGAAAAAATGCAGGAGCGGTTTCAATATACAAACGAAGCGCTGGTCATTGAGATTGCCAGCAATGACGGATACCTGCTGCAATATTTTAAAGAAAGAAACATTCCTGTATTGGGGATAGAGCCCACCGCCAATACGGCCGCCACGGCAGCTGAAAAAGGCGTTCCTTCGGTAATTGACTTCTTTGGGGTGCGTCTTGCAAAACAACTGGCGACAGAAGGTAAAAAGGCAGACCTGCTGCTGGGAAACAATGTACTGGCGCATGTTCCGGACATTGTGGATTTTGTTGGCGGGATGAAGATCCTGCTCAAAGAAAACGGGGTGATCACCATGGAATTCCCGCACCTCATGCAATTGGTAGACAATAACCAGTTTGATACCATTTACCACGAACATTTTTCTTATCTCTCCTTTTATACCGTAAAAGCAATATTTGAGGCTGCGGGCCTGGAGCTTTTTGATGTGGAAGAGCTGCCCACACATGGAGGCTCCCTACGAATCTATGCAAAGCACCGGCAAGATCAAAGCAAGCCCGTCAGTGAAAATGTAACAGCATTACTGCAAAAGGAAAAAGAAAAAGGCATGCAGGATATGCGCTATTATACCAACTTTCAGCAAAGGGCTTTTCACATCAAAGAACAATTACTGCAGTTTTTACTGGATCAGAAAAAAACAGAGAAAACCGTTGCAGCTTATGGGGCTGCAGCCAAAGGGAATACACTGCTGAATTATTGCGGTATCAAAAACGACTTTATTGATTTTGTAGCAGATGCCAATCCCCACAAACAAAACAAATTCCTTCCGGCCAGCCATATTCCCGTTGTAAATGAAGCCCGTTTAAAAGCCACGAAACCAGATTATGTGCTGATACTGCCCTGGAACTTAAGGGAAGAGATTACCCGGCAGCTGGCTTATATTAAAGACTGGGGTGGAAAATTTGTTACTGCTATACCCTCTTTACAGGTCATATGA
- a CDS encoding arabinose isomerase yields the protein MGIGLDAYWDQFEGLEQRLQTYLNIVSKKIAAVHNNIVNAGLVDTVDKAFAAGSLFRREEVDLIFLHVTTYALSATVLPAVQKAKVPVIILNLSPGAHIDYKAFNEMNDRRKMTGEWLAWCAACPVPEIANVFKRTGIRFHQVTGMLEDDAACWQEITEWVEAAKVAHTMSYNRLGCLGHYYNGMLDIYTDLTLQYAAFGGHIELLEVDELSALREKVSDQEIANRVTVFRDIFDVQPDCPQAELERAAKTSVALDQLVERYRLGAIAYYYKGTGNEANEDTMSSIILGNSLLTAKGVPVAGEYEVKNAQAMKIMDSFGAGGSFTEYYAMDFKDDVVLMGHDGPGHLAIAEGKTKVRPLVVYHGKVGKGLSVEMSVKHGPVTLLSVVENRNGGLLLLVAEAESVAGPVLQIGNTNSRYRFPMGARNFVNSWNQHGPAHHCAIGVGHIASKVEKLGSLINIDVVNINN from the coding sequence ATGGGCATTGGCCTGGACGCTTACTGGGATCAGTTTGAGGGGCTTGAGCAACGGCTTCAAACCTATCTGAACATCGTTAGTAAAAAAATCGCTGCAGTTCATAACAACATCGTAAATGCCGGGCTGGTAGATACAGTTGATAAAGCGTTTGCTGCGGGCAGCCTGTTCCGCCGGGAAGAGGTAGACCTTATTTTCCTTCATGTAACCACGTATGCACTTTCAGCTACCGTGCTGCCAGCTGTTCAAAAAGCAAAAGTGCCGGTCATCATCTTAAACCTGTCTCCGGGAGCACATATTGATTACAAGGCTTTCAATGAAATGAATGACCGGAGAAAAATGACCGGAGAATGGCTGGCATGGTGCGCTGCCTGTCCGGTTCCTGAAATTGCCAATGTTTTTAAACGCACAGGTATCCGCTTTCACCAGGTAACGGGCATGCTGGAAGATGATGCAGCCTGCTGGCAGGAAATAACAGAATGGGTGGAAGCCGCCAAAGTGGCTCATACAATGTCGTACAACCGCCTGGGCTGCCTGGGGCATTATTATAACGGCATGCTGGATATTTATACGGACCTTACCCTGCAATATGCCGCTTTTGGAGGACATATTGAACTGCTGGAAGTTGATGAACTTTCAGCGCTCCGGGAAAAAGTTTCGGATCAGGAGATTGCCAACCGGGTTACGGTCTTCAGGGATATATTTGATGTGCAGCCGGATTGTCCCCAGGCAGAACTGGAGCGCGCCGCCAAAACATCTGTGGCGCTGGATCAGCTGGTGGAGCGTTACCGGTTGGGCGCTATCGCTTATTATTATAAAGGAACGGGTAATGAAGCGAACGAAGACACCATGAGCTCCATTATACTGGGCAACTCCCTGCTTACCGCCAAAGGGGTGCCCGTTGCCGGCGAGTACGAAGTTAAAAATGCACAGGCCATGAAAATTATGGACAGTTTTGGTGCAGGCGGGTCCTTTACAGAATACTATGCCATGGATTTTAAGGATGATGTAGTGCTGATGGGCCACGACGGGCCCGGCCACCTGGCTATTGCAGAAGGGAAAACCAAGGTACGCCCGCTGGTTGTTTACCACGGAAAGGTGGGCAAAGGATTATCTGTGGAGATGAGCGTGAAGCATGGGCCGGTAACATTGTTATCCGTAGTTGAAAACAGGAACGGTGGTTTGCTGCTGCTGGTAGCAGAGGCAGAATCAGTGGCAGGCCCTGTTTTACAGATCGGCAATACCAACAGCCGTTACCGGTTTCCTATGGGCGCGCGGAACTTTGTAAACAGCTGGAACCAGCATGGCCCTGCACATCATTGTGCCATTGGTGTGGGTCATATAGCCTCCAAAGTTGAAAAACTTGGATCTTTAATAAATATAGATGTAGTAAATATAAATAATTGA
- the rfbF gene encoding glucose-1-phosphate cytidylyltransferase, with amino-acid sequence MKVVIFAGGLGTRLAEETDVRPKPMVEIGGKPILWHIMKIYEHYGFNEFIVCLGYKGYVIKEYFTQYFLRNADLTVNLANNSIEYHASASENFKVTLVETGIHTKTAGRLQHVQKYLDDEDFMLTYGDGVSDVNINQLLAYHQQHNKIATVTSIQLDSRFGGLELDKEGNVLAFREKAKDESKWINGGFFVLKPEVFHYLKGDMSNMMWEDDPLEQLAGDGQLAAFRHEGFWKPMDALRDKIELEAMWKNNNAKWKVW; translated from the coding sequence ATGAAAGTGGTCATTTTTGCAGGTGGCCTGGGCACGCGTTTGGCAGAGGAAACCGATGTCCGGCCAAAACCCATGGTGGAGATCGGCGGCAAACCGATCCTGTGGCATATCATGAAAATTTACGAACATTACGGGTTCAATGAATTTATTGTATGCCTGGGGTATAAAGGATATGTGATTAAAGAATATTTCACACAGTATTTTTTACGTAATGCAGACCTTACAGTAAACCTGGCAAACAATTCCATAGAGTACCATGCCAGCGCCAGCGAAAATTTTAAGGTAACGCTGGTGGAAACAGGCATTCACACTAAAACAGCCGGCCGGCTGCAACACGTACAAAAGTACCTGGACGATGAAGATTTTATGCTGACCTATGGAGATGGTGTCAGCGATGTTAACATCAATCAGCTTCTGGCTTATCATCAGCAACATAATAAAATAGCAACGGTTACTTCTATTCAGCTGGATTCCCGCTTTGGCGGACTGGAACTGGATAAGGAAGGAAATGTGCTGGCTTTTAGGGAAAAAGCAAAAGATGAAAGTAAATGGATCAACGGCGGTTTTTTTGTATTAAAACCTGAGGTGTTCCATTACCTGAAGGGCGATATGAGCAACATGATGTGGGAAGACGATCCTCTGGAGCAACTGGCCGGTGATGGTCAGCTGGCCGCGTTCCGGCATGAAGGGTTCTGGAAACCCATGGATGCCCTGAGGGATAAGATAGAGCTGGAAGCTATGTGGAAAAATAACAATGCAAAATGGAAAGTGTGGTAA